The following coding sequences are from one Calditrichota bacterium window:
- a CDS encoding response regulator has translation MSPKKTTQKFDSGITKKMLIIDDSEVNRYLLETVLSHLGYDTIAAVNGEAGLAEFKKSQPFITFLDIVMPGKSGLEILKQINEISPSSIVVMVSSFSSKENLFEAKKAGANWFLVKPITASKIAELVAYFEKKSLQQSY, from the coding sequence ATGTCTCCTAAAAAAACCACTCAAAAATTCGACAGCGGAATCACCAAAAAGATGTTAATTATTGATGATTCTGAAGTCAATCGTTATTTGCTGGAAACGGTGCTCAGCCATTTGGGTTATGATACCATTGCCGCTGTTAACGGGGAAGCCGGATTGGCGGAATTTAAAAAAAGCCAGCCATTCATTACTTTTTTGGACATTGTTATGCCGGGAAAATCCGGGCTGGAAATCCTCAAACAGATAAATGAAATATCGCCTTCTTCCATCGTGGTCATGGTTAGTTCTTTCTCAAGCAAAGAAAATCTATTCGAAGCGAAAAAGGCTGGCGCTAATTGGTTCCTTGTCAAACCGATCACGGCTTCAAAAATAGCGGAATTAGTCGCTTATTTTGAGAAAAAAAGTTTGCAGCAAAGCTATTAA
- the ftcD gene encoding glutamate formimidoyltransferase: MLKLVECVPNFSEGKNLQVIEAIADEIRDTEDVKLLDVDPGADTNRTVVTFIGSPAGVKEAAFRAIKKAAELIDMRHHKGEHPRMGATDVCPFVPVSGATVEDCVQIAKEVAARTANELGIPVYLYEEAATRPERKSLADIRKGEYEGLPEKLKDPEWKPDFGEAVFNEKSGATVIGVREFLIAYNVNLNTRDRKLAHDIALTIREAGRAKRDAEGKIIRDAEGKAIKVPGRLSACRAVGWYIDEYGQAQVSINLTNYKITPPHVAFDVVCEEAEKRGLRVTGSELVGLIPLQAMLDAGKHYLRKQGKSPGVPEEDLIEAAVVSLGLRDVSEFDPVKKIIEYQVRTTKGPLVKMDLRDFANVLSSESPAPGGGSVSALAGALASSLSGMVANLTSGKKGYESVWEEMNEIAVEAQHLKDELLRSVDRDTEAFNQLMAAFSMKKKTEEQAALRSEAIENATKFACEVPLSVMEFSAKVLRLAKIAAGKGNDNAASDAGVSALMARTAVEGAGLNVKINLPGIQDKKFVKKMRVRVDEIRADAEKLQKEVLEIVTEKIEAL, encoded by the coding sequence ATGTTAAAATTAGTCGAATGTGTGCCAAATTTTAGCGAAGGGAAAAATCTACAGGTCATCGAAGCGATTGCTGATGAGATTCGGGACACTGAAGACGTCAAACTTCTGGACGTAGATCCTGGCGCCGACACCAATCGCACTGTCGTTACTTTCATTGGATCGCCCGCGGGTGTGAAAGAGGCAGCTTTTCGGGCAATAAAAAAGGCGGCAGAATTGATTGATATGCGTCATCACAAAGGCGAACACCCGCGCATGGGCGCAACTGATGTGTGTCCGTTTGTGCCGGTTTCCGGCGCGACGGTGGAAGATTGCGTGCAAATTGCCAAAGAAGTCGCCGCGCGTACGGCAAATGAATTGGGTATTCCGGTTTACTTGTACGAAGAAGCGGCGACGCGACCCGAGCGGAAAAGTCTGGCAGATATTCGCAAAGGTGAGTACGAAGGCTTGCCGGAAAAATTGAAAGATCCGGAATGGAAACCGGATTTCGGCGAAGCGGTTTTTAACGAAAAATCCGGTGCCACAGTGATTGGCGTGCGAGAATTTTTGATTGCCTACAATGTCAATCTGAACACACGAGACAGAAAACTGGCGCACGACATTGCTCTGACTATCCGCGAGGCAGGACGCGCCAAGCGAGACGCCGAAGGAAAAATCATTCGCGATGCAGAAGGAAAAGCAATTAAAGTCCCCGGTCGGCTGTCGGCCTGTCGCGCTGTTGGCTGGTACATCGATGAATACGGTCAGGCTCAGGTCTCGATAAATCTGACAAATTACAAAATTACGCCGCCGCACGTAGCTTTTGACGTGGTTTGCGAAGAAGCTGAAAAACGCGGTTTACGCGTTACCGGCAGCGAATTGGTGGGACTGATTCCGTTGCAGGCAATGCTGGATGCCGGGAAACACTATCTGCGCAAACAAGGGAAGTCTCCCGGAGTTCCGGAAGAAGATCTGATTGAAGCTGCTGTTGTTTCCCTGGGGTTGCGCGATGTGAGCGAATTTGATCCGGTGAAAAAAATCATCGAATATCAGGTTCGCACAACTAAAGGTCCGCTGGTAAAAATGGATCTGCGCGATTTCGCCAATGTACTTTCTTCCGAATCACCGGCGCCAGGCGGGGGAAGCGTTTCTGCACTGGCAGGCGCGCTGGCGTCTTCATTGAGCGGAATGGTGGCAAATCTCACCTCAGGGAAAAAGGGCTATGAATCTGTCTGGGAAGAAATGAACGAAATCGCAGTAGAGGCGCAGCATCTTAAAGACGAATTGCTCCGCAGCGTCGATCGCGACACCGAAGCGTTCAACCAACTCATGGCTGCTTTTTCCATGAAGAAAAAAACAGAAGAACAAGCCGCGTTGCGCAGCGAGGCGATTGAAAATGCTACAAAATTCGCCTGCGAAGTGCCGCTCAGCGTGATGGAATTTTCGGCGAAAGTTTTGCGGTTGGCAAAAATCGCAGCGGGAAAAGGAAATGACAACGCTGCCAGCGACGCCGGGGTTTCCGCGCTCATGGCGAGAACTGCTGTAGAAGGTGCGGGACTGAATGTGAAGATCAATCTGCCCGGAATTCAGGACAAAAAATTTGTGAAAAAAATGAGAGTCCGCGTCGATGAAATTCGCGCCGACGCGGAAAAATTGCAAAAAGAAGTGCTGGAAATTGTGACTGAAAAAATTGAAGCGCTGTAA
- a CDS encoding zinc ribbon domain-containing protein, translating to MICKSCGADNKDWASYCTHCGVPLGNVCRCSFINEAGDLYCGGCGRPLMANGNDRLKRDIALEGLELVDNQFNESQIKKLIRESLLMKVDEDDSINQSDIDLIFSMDNDPPE from the coding sequence ATGATTTGCAAATCTTGCGGCGCTGACAACAAGGATTGGGCGTCTTATTGCACGCATTGCGGCGTTCCTCTGGGAAATGTTTGTCGCTGCTCTTTTATTAATGAGGCCGGAGACCTGTACTGCGGCGGTTGTGGCAGACCACTGATGGCGAACGGGAATGACAGGTTGAAGCGCGACATAGCTCTTGAGGGTTTGGAACTTGTCGACAATCAATTCAATGAATCACAGATAAAAAAACTCATCAGAGAGAGCCTGTTGATGAAAGTGGATGAAGACGATTCCATCAATCAAAGCGATATCGATTTGATTTTTTCCATGGACAACGATCCGCCAGAGTGA
- a CDS encoding sigma-54-dependent Fis family transcriptional regulator, which produces MENENNDPRTVLVVDDDIVDLKIMERFFLNNNYPHLLAKNAADGLLLYHKHYPKIIFIDLLLPDMNGITLMEEIIREDPEVSIVIATGHASVETAVEAIKKGACDYITKPIDMYQLSLLTERLVKSQQVLLEKNLLQARLDELFGFHNFIGQSQQIKNVIRQILQVARTSATALITGESGTGKELCANAIHQSSPRKNKPFIKLNCAALPENIIESELFGHEKGAFTSAIQKRIGKFELADGGTIFLDEIGDLSISIQAKLLRVLENQEFERIGGNQTIKVDVRLVAATNRDLRQAVEKGLFREDLFYRLNVVNIHIPPLRERREDIPVLLTHFLQHFAEQMNKPIKSISAKAQALLNSYSWPGNVRELVNTIERAVVFCESSTVTERDLPDQIAGASNDPANSWNMPLLPLAQMEKKLIERVLIETNWNLRRAAKILNIHRGTLYSKIEKHGIKKNKLLMAFN; this is translated from the coding sequence ATGGAAAATGAAAACAATGATCCGAGAACAGTTCTGGTGGTCGACGATGATATTGTTGATCTGAAAATTATGGAGCGTTTTTTCTTAAACAATAATTATCCGCATCTGCTCGCTAAAAATGCTGCTGACGGTTTATTGCTTTACCACAAACATTATCCGAAAATCATTTTCATCGATTTGCTGCTTCCGGACATGAATGGTATTACATTGATGGAAGAAATTATCCGTGAAGATCCCGAAGTCTCCATCGTCATCGCTACGGGCCACGCTTCAGTGGAAACTGCGGTCGAGGCGATCAAAAAAGGCGCCTGCGACTATATCACCAAGCCTATTGATATGTATCAGTTGTCGCTTTTGACAGAACGTCTGGTAAAATCGCAGCAAGTTTTGCTGGAAAAAAATCTTTTGCAGGCGAGATTGGATGAATTGTTTGGGTTTCATAATTTTATCGGCCAAAGCCAGCAGATCAAAAATGTCATTCGTCAAATCTTGCAAGTCGCCCGCACAAGTGCGACAGCGCTCATCACCGGCGAATCCGGAACCGGAAAAGAACTTTGCGCCAATGCCATTCACCAATCCAGTCCAAGAAAAAATAAACCATTCATCAAACTAAATTGTGCCGCTCTGCCTGAGAATATCATTGAAAGCGAACTTTTCGGCCATGAAAAAGGCGCGTTTACCTCAGCGATTCAAAAACGCATTGGGAAATTTGAATTGGCGGACGGCGGCACCATTTTCCTGGACGAGATCGGAGACCTTTCAATTTCTATTCAAGCAAAACTGTTGCGCGTGCTCGAGAACCAGGAATTTGAGCGAATTGGCGGCAATCAGACAATTAAAGTGGACGTGCGCCTCGTCGCCGCCACAAACAGAGATTTAAGACAAGCGGTGGAAAAGGGGCTTTTCCGCGAGGACTTATTTTATCGGTTGAATGTGGTTAATATTCATATTCCACCGCTTCGCGAGCGACGTGAAGATATTCCGGTGCTTCTGACTCATTTTCTCCAACATTTCGCGGAGCAGATGAATAAACCAATTAAGTCAATTTCGGCGAAGGCACAAGCGTTGCTCAACTCATATTCTTGGCCAGGCAATGTGAGAGAGTTAGTCAATACGATTGAGCGGGCAGTTGTTTTTTGCGAGTCAAGCACAGTAACGGAGCGGGACCTGCCAGATCAGATCGCCGGAGCAAGCAACGACCCAGCAAACTCATGGAATATGCCGTTGTTGCCTTTGGCTCAGATGGAAAAAAAGTTGATCGAGCGAGTGTTAATCGAAACCAATTGGAATTTACGTCGCGCTGCGAAAATTTTAAACATCCATCGTGGAACTCTTTACAGCAAAATTGAAAAACATGGGATTAAGAAAAACAAATTATTGATGGCGTTCAATTAA
- the cpaF gene encoding Flp pilus assembly complex ATPase component codes for MAFQEDQVFIQELIKKGLITKSQIIQSQNLLRTQLSREGITKTLLSHFKLDETKLAQSIAEIFNVPFMEQVNGLSRMEVDELQTVNIPADFRFIPVLVDINEITIAIKDPPYQKLVEFVKKATDKHIITLVLKNSDFEYLNDEKVAEKKSDKPLKIDFSKLDVEKQGLRWARSAEQTGSLPSAKNVLDRLLETARETNASDIHLEITSQNTLVVRFRLNGVLQRVVTLPQSYASSLPKVIKQIASIDNFEKNNIAEGIFSEPLSGNKIQCRVNIIPTATSEKITLRMVNDHLDIIRLERLGLSLHDLQRIRRLLSYHNTVILFSGPAGCGKTTTLYSVLNELNHFTKNITTIETPVEAHLEGVNQISVTTNSDLDFAKVMKALFHHDVDSLALGEVRSKQEAELLLEAGLSGMTAFATIQAADAIKTIYRLKNFGVEIEQFALALRGIVSQRFVRKVCPYCQAEYRPDAEILQNAGLKSLPEDFKFKRGLGCKNCLGTGYLGRIPVFEVLIFNETLSSLVFQNKPYRELFLAAKHEGFTTLRYDGLRKALAGITTLNEVLRVT; via the coding sequence ATGGCATTTCAGGAAGATCAAGTTTTTATTCAGGAACTGATAAAAAAGGGGCTGATTACAAAATCTCAAATCATTCAATCGCAAAATTTGCTCCGTACTCAACTCAGTCGGGAAGGGATTACGAAAACATTGTTGTCTCATTTTAAGCTCGACGAAACAAAACTGGCGCAATCCATTGCAGAAATATTCAACGTGCCATTTATGGAGCAGGTAAACGGCCTTTCGCGAATGGAAGTTGACGAACTCCAGACAGTGAATATTCCCGCTGATTTTCGTTTCATTCCTGTGCTGGTTGATATTAATGAAATCACCATTGCCATCAAGGACCCGCCTTATCAGAAATTGGTTGAGTTTGTCAAAAAAGCGACCGACAAGCACATCATTACTCTTGTGCTCAAAAATTCCGATTTTGAATATCTCAATGATGAAAAAGTCGCGGAGAAAAAGTCGGATAAGCCGCTAAAAATTGATTTCTCCAAACTCGATGTCGAGAAGCAGGGGCTTCGATGGGCACGATCAGCAGAGCAGACCGGATCGCTACCTTCGGCGAAGAATGTACTTGATCGCTTACTGGAGACCGCTCGCGAAACCAACGCCAGCGATATCCATCTGGAAATTACATCTCAGAACACGTTGGTCGTCAGATTTCGCTTAAACGGCGTTCTTCAGCGAGTGGTCACGCTGCCTCAGAGTTACGCCTCATCCTTGCCGAAAGTAATCAAGCAGATAGCGAGCATTGATAATTTTGAGAAAAACAATATAGCAGAAGGAATTTTTTCGGAGCCATTGAGCGGCAATAAAATTCAGTGCCGCGTAAATATTATTCCCACCGCGACCAGCGAAAAAATTACTCTCCGCATGGTCAACGACCATCTGGATATTATTCGTCTGGAACGCTTGGGGTTATCGCTGCATGATCTGCAGCGGATTCGTCGTCTTTTGTCTTACCACAATACTGTTATTTTATTCTCCGGCCCAGCCGGATGTGGAAAGACGACGACTTTGTACTCTGTCTTGAACGAGCTCAATCATTTCACGAAAAATATTACAACCATCGAAACGCCGGTGGAAGCTCATCTGGAAGGAGTTAATCAAATTTCTGTAACGACAAATTCAGATCTTGATTTTGCTAAGGTGATGAAAGCTTTGTTTCATCATGACGTGGATTCTCTGGCTCTGGGTGAGGTTCGCAGCAAGCAAGAGGCTGAGTTGCTTTTGGAAGCAGGCCTTTCCGGAATGACTGCTTTTGCCACGATTCAAGCGGCAGACGCAATAAAAACAATCTATCGTTTGAAAAATTTTGGCGTAGAGATCGAACAATTTGCGCTCGCTCTCCGCGGCATCGTTTCTCAACGATTTGTGCGCAAGGTTTGTCCTTATTGTCAGGCAGAATATCGTCCGGATGCGGAAATTCTGCAAAACGCCGGACTAAAAAGTCTGCCGGAAGATTTTAAATTTAAGCGGGGATTGGGCTGCAAGAATTGCCTGGGGACAGGCTATCTGGGGCGCATTCCCGTTTTTGAAGTTCTCATTTTCAATGAAACTCTGAGTTCGTTGGTTTTTCAAAACAAACCATATCGCGAACTTTTTTTAGCGGCGAAACATGAAGGCTTCACTACCCTGCGCTATGACGGACTTCGCAAAGCGCTGGCAGGCATCACCACGCTCAACGAAGTCCTTCGAGTCACTTGA
- a CDS encoding DUF4347 domain-containing protein: protein MREEKTLSGCVVIFGMLLLIFSGTHQIWAQANHSMKPLNVIFVSSKIQNAQAIADAADKEAVAVVYDFENTTLRQINLTLEELVQWKGKKIDHLMFFCHGAPGTVILSAKEIVDVKSVKSESDEWKFFSKMFNKNATIDFYGSEIGWGEEGKQLVTFLSQVTGATVRASVNSSGNIHDADWNLEIKTGKNQIPCPINFSQLAKTPLYF, encoded by the coding sequence ATGCGTGAGGAAAAAACATTGTCGGGATGTGTGGTCATTTTTGGGATGCTGTTATTAATTTTTAGCGGGACGCATCAAATATGGGCACAAGCGAACCATTCAATGAAGCCGTTGAACGTCATTTTCGTTTCCAGCAAAATCCAGAATGCACAAGCGATTGCCGACGCGGCAGACAAAGAGGCAGTGGCTGTCGTTTATGATTTTGAAAATACAACGCTGAGGCAAATTAATTTGACTCTGGAAGAATTAGTGCAATGGAAAGGGAAAAAAATTGACCATTTAATGTTCTTCTGCCACGGCGCGCCGGGGACGGTCATTTTAAGTGCTAAGGAAATTGTGGACGTGAAATCCGTGAAGAGCGAATCCGATGAATGGAAATTTTTCAGCAAAATGTTCAACAAAAATGCTACCATCGATTTTTATGGCAGTGAAATCGGCTGGGGCGAAGAAGGCAAACAATTGGTCACATTTCTCTCTCAGGTGACAGGCGCCACTGTTCGCGCCAGCGTCAATTCGTCCGGCAACATTCATGACGCCGATTGGAATTTGGAAATCAAAACGGGGAAAAATCAAATTCCCTGCCCAATTAATTTTTCGCAGTTAGCAAAAACGCCCCTGTATTTTTAA